The Crocosphaera subtropica ATCC 51142 genome includes a window with the following:
- a CDS encoding type II toxin-antitoxin system HicA family toxin, producing MKSISGKKLCKIIEKLGWQLKRVTGSHHIYTKENKEAILVIPVHGNRDLPIGTLKQIMKDANLTENDL from the coding sequence ATGAAGTCTATTTCAGGTAAAAAACTGTGTAAAATCATTGAAAAGTTAGGTTGGCAGTTAAAACGAGTCACAGGAAGTCATCATATCTACACAAAGGAAAATAAAGAGGCGATTTTGGTCATTCCGGTTCATGGTAATCGAGATTTACCCATTGGCACACTCAAACAGATTATGAAGGATGCAAATTTAACTGAGAATGATCTTTAA
- a CDS encoding MFS transporter: MLAEMWSLRGRYKILHMTWFAFFLTFVVWFNLAPLATQVKADFGLEVSQIRTLAICNVALTVPARIIIGMLLDRYGPRITYTLLLIYAAIPCLIFATAQSFTQLVIGRLMLGIVGAGFVIGIRMVAEWFPPKEIGLAEGIYGGWGNFGSAAAAFTLPTIGGWFAFGALSPAGDPLLNWRLCIAGTGIIAALYGLLYYNNVQDHPPGKTYRKPKSARGIEVTTKKDFWFLMVMNAPLSGILMVLAWRLKKVGFYGVNTMYIVWACLLGLYLFQAYNCWVVNKDLMTGKKHYPAKDRYRFSQVAILELTYVVNFGSELAVVSMLPAFFEGTFTLNPAQAGMIASSYAFMNLASRPGGGLISDKLGSRKNTMAVLTLCMGIGYLMMGSVGSSWWLPGAIILTMACSFFVQAGEGSTFAIVPLVKRRITGQVAGNVGAYGNVGAVAYLTIFSLLPEWLGGGQNPSPAIIAQANTAFFQIMGIMAVIVAFLCWFVLKEPEGSFAEHHEGEEEDHQLPHVPVMESDASVDSIARG; this comes from the coding sequence ATGCTTGCAGAAATGTGGTCACTGCGTGGAAGGTATAAGATCCTACACATGACATGGTTTGCCTTCTTTTTAACCTTTGTTGTCTGGTTTAACCTCGCACCCTTAGCAACCCAAGTAAAAGCTGATTTTGGTCTAGAAGTCAGTCAAATTAGAACATTAGCTATCTGTAACGTTGCATTAACGGTTCCTGCACGAATTATCATCGGAATGTTATTGGATCGCTATGGTCCGAGAATTACCTATACATTATTGTTGATATATGCAGCTATTCCCTGTTTAATCTTTGCAACAGCCCAAAGTTTTACCCAGTTAGTGATCGGGCGGTTAATGTTGGGTATCGTGGGTGCCGGGTTTGTTATCGGTATTCGCATGGTTGCAGAATGGTTTCCCCCGAAAGAAATAGGACTTGCTGAAGGTATTTATGGCGGTTGGGGTAATTTTGGTTCTGCGGCTGCTGCTTTTACCCTGCCTACTATCGGCGGTTGGTTCGCCTTTGGCGCACTTTCCCCCGCAGGTGATCCCCTCCTCAATTGGCGACTTTGTATCGCTGGAACGGGCATTATTGCTGCGCTGTATGGACTTTTATACTACAATAACGTCCAAGATCATCCCCCCGGAAAAACCTACCGTAAGCCCAAAAGTGCCAGAGGGATCGAAGTTACGACAAAAAAAGATTTTTGGTTCTTGATGGTGATGAATGCACCCTTATCCGGCATTCTCATGGTGTTAGCTTGGCGGTTAAAAAAGGTGGGCTTCTATGGTGTTAATACCATGTACATTGTTTGGGCCTGTTTATTGGGGTTATACTTGTTCCAAGCTTATAACTGTTGGGTGGTCAATAAAGACTTAATGACCGGTAAGAAGCATTATCCAGCAAAAGATCGTTATCGTTTCTCTCAGGTTGCTATTTTAGAATTAACCTATGTGGTGAACTTTGGATCAGAGTTAGCGGTGGTTTCGATGCTTCCTGCGTTCTTTGAAGGTACTTTTACCTTAAACCCGGCACAAGCAGGGATGATCGCCTCTAGTTATGCGTTTATGAACTTAGCTTCTCGTCCGGGTGGTGGTTTAATCTCCGATAAGTTGGGTAGCCGAAAGAATACAATGGCTGTGTTAACCCTATGTATGGGTATTGGTTATCTAATGATGGGTAGTGTCGGTAGTAGTTGGTGGCTACCGGGTGCGATTATTTTAACCATGGCTTGTTCTTTCTTTGTACAAGCGGGAGAAGGGTCAACCTTTGCGATCGTTCCCCTAGTCAAACGTCGTATTACCGGGCAAGTTGCCGGTAATGTGGGGGCTTACGGAAATGTGGGTGCAGTGGCTTATTTAACTATTTTTAGTCTCCTGCCGGAATGGTTAGGAGGCGGTCAAAACCCTAGTCCTGCGATCATTGCTCAAGCGAATACGGCCTTTTTCCAGATTATGGGAATTATGGCGGTTATTGTTGCCTTTTTATGTTGGTTTGTCTTAAAAGAACCCGAAGGATCGTTTGCAGAACACCACGAAGGGGAAGAAGAGGATCATCAGTTACCCCATGTTCCTGTGATGGAAAGTGATGCTTCTGTTGATTCTATTGCCAGAGGTTAG
- a CDS encoding ferredoxin--nitrite reductase, whose amino-acid sequence MVQSTQPKNQEKLNKFEKIKAEKDGLDIKDQLEHFAQIGWEAMDKTDLEHRLKWVGIFYRPVTPGKFMLRMRMPNGILTSEQMRVLGYIVQRYGDDGNADITTRQNLQLRGIRLEDIPDIFNRLKDAEMTSMQSGMDNVRNITGSPMAGLDADELIDTRELVQKVQDMITNHGEGNYEFTNLPRKFNIAIEGGRDNSVHAEINDIAFVPAYKNGELGFNVVVGGFFSAKRCEAAIPLNAWVSPTDDAVVGLCRAILTVFRDHGSRANRQKSRLMWLIDEWGIDKFREAVEAELGYKLTPEAETDEIDWEKRDHIGVFPQKQAGLNYVGMHVPVGRLYAENMLDLARMAEVYGNGEIRLTVEQNVIIPNIPDDNLETFLEEPILEKFSISPKPLQRALVSCTGAQFCNFALVETKNRALTLAKELDEALELPQTVRIHWTGCPNSCGQPQVADIGLMGTKVRKDGKTVEGVDLYMGGKVGKDAHLGTCVQKGIACDDLFPVLTDLLIENFGAKRR is encoded by the coding sequence GTGGTGCAAAGTACCCAACCTAAAAACCAAGAAAAGTTAAACAAATTTGAAAAGATCAAAGCCGAAAAAGATGGACTCGATATAAAAGACCAGTTAGAACACTTTGCCCAGATCGGTTGGGAAGCAATGGACAAAACCGATCTCGAACATCGCCTAAAATGGGTGGGTATTTTCTACCGTCCTGTCACCCCTGGCAAGTTCATGTTACGGATGCGGATGCCAAATGGTATCCTAACTAGCGAACAAATGCGGGTACTTGGTTATATTGTACAACGATATGGGGATGATGGTAATGCCGACATCACCACTCGGCAAAACCTACAACTGAGAGGTATTCGTCTCGAAGATATTCCCGACATCTTTAACCGTCTCAAGGATGCTGAAATGACATCCATGCAGTCAGGAATGGATAATGTTCGTAATATTACGGGTTCACCCATGGCCGGTTTAGATGCAGATGAACTCATCGACACCCGTGAATTAGTGCAAAAAGTACAGGACATGATTACTAACCACGGTGAAGGTAATTATGAGTTTACTAACCTACCCCGAAAATTCAATATTGCCATTGAAGGGGGACGAGATAACTCCGTTCACGCCGAAATTAACGATATTGCCTTTGTTCCTGCTTATAAAAACGGTGAACTAGGGTTTAATGTGGTTGTGGGTGGCTTTTTCTCTGCCAAACGCTGCGAGGCGGCCATTCCCCTTAACGCTTGGGTTTCCCCCACCGATGACGCTGTTGTGGGGTTATGCCGTGCTATTTTAACCGTATTTCGGGATCATGGATCGAGAGCCAACCGTCAAAAATCCCGTCTGATGTGGTTAATTGACGAATGGGGCATAGATAAGTTCCGTGAAGCAGTAGAAGCTGAATTAGGCTATAAATTAACCCCAGAAGCCGAAACAGACGAAATTGACTGGGAAAAACGGGATCATATCGGTGTTTTCCCCCAAAAACAAGCAGGTTTAAACTATGTCGGTATGCACGTTCCCGTAGGTCGTTTATACGCTGAGAATATGCTAGACTTAGCAAGAATGGCTGAAGTCTATGGAAATGGTGAAATTCGCCTCACCGTTGAACAAAATGTCATTATTCCCAATATTCCCGACGATAACTTAGAAACATTTCTCGAAGAACCCATCCTGGAAAAGTTCAGTATTAGCCCAAAACCCTTACAAAGAGCCTTAGTTTCTTGTACAGGGGCGCAATTTTGTAACTTTGCTTTGGTGGAGACAAAAAATCGTGCGCTTACTTTGGCTAAAGAACTCGACGAAGCCTTAGAACTCCCCCAAACCGTCCGCATTCATTGGACAGGGTGTCCCAACTCCTGTGGACAACCCCAAGTGGCTGATATTGGCTTAATGGGAACAAAAGTTCGCAAAGATGGCAAAACCGTTGAAGGAGTTGACCTGTATATGGGGGGAAAAGTCGGTAAAGATGCTCATTTAGGCACTTGTGTGCAGAAAGGTATTGCTTGCGACGATTTATTCCCTGTTTTGACCGATCTCTTAATTGAGAATTTCGGGGCAAAACGGCGGTGA
- a CDS encoding type II toxin-antitoxin system Phd/YefM family antitoxin produces the protein MKKLAASDAKNRFGEMLDLARREPVHITKKGRNVAVVLSTEEFERLSELEDQLLAMKAKEAKEEGFIGIQESEKLLQQLASTSAVVWSPQTDKKSIEALSELLKTVEDEDK, from the coding sequence ATGAAAAAATTAGCAGCATCTGACGCAAAAAATCGTTTTGGTGAAATGTTAGATTTAGCGAGAAGAGAACCCGTACACATTACAAAGAAAGGACGTAATGTTGCTGTTGTTCTTTCTACAGAAGAGTTTGAAAGGTTATCAGAATTAGAAGATCAATTATTAGCTATGAAAGCTAAAGAAGCAAAAGAAGAGGGGTTTATTGGTATTCAAGAAAGTGAGAAACTTTTACAGCAGTTAGCCTCTACATCAGCAGTGGTTTGGTCGCCTCAAACTGATAAAAAATCAATTGAAGCTTTATCAGAATTATTAAAAACTGTAGAGGATGAAGATAAATGA
- a CDS encoding McrB family protein, whose amino-acid sequence MSEILKRIITENNYNSYRGLTSETFECLSNLTTRSTLLSNYETFLYNVQIPFECFCIEILKKIEERYIHIPLVKKIVKKSFILCFDKDGFKNSNDEAILDGRFIILINTFNIEYRLGFCLELQSDYISYFFNINSFDKTHNLYLFHENCKKMDDNLINRFEQQLLYKEELEITDYLGVDSSREENTIFIQEFSQLLNISDNYLIYAGKKINYEHDYISYVYEGFTNFLVLSLLATSENPMQEIDLIWNYENYDEEEIKKIIRDMKPQETYIEETELNQYIKTLKRKKHIIFQGSPGTGKTYLAKHIAKHLTSSGDGFYELIQFHPSYSYEDFIQGIRPQTSPDGNLNYSMIPGRFLNFCKKAEECEDMCILIIDEINRANLSQVFGELMYLLEYREEKIQLAGNDKKFKIPENVHIIGTMNTADRSIALVDNALRRRFAFIPIKPNYDILKKYYEKQHEKDKTNYNIEFIKSLRTILEEVNKTINDPHYEIGVSFFLTETLKEDLEDIWIMEIEPYLEEYFFDETDKIDQFRWIKIKDKLKL is encoded by the coding sequence ATGTCGGAAATATTGAAAAGAATAATAACAGAAAATAATTATAATTCTTATAGAGGATTAACATCTGAAACTTTTGAATGCTTGTCTAATTTGACGACAAGATCAACTTTATTGTCTAATTATGAGACTTTTTTGTACAATGTTCAAATTCCTTTTGAATGTTTTTGTATCGAAATACTCAAAAAGATCGAAGAGAGATATATCCATATTCCTCTTGTTAAAAAGATAGTAAAAAAATCATTTATACTTTGTTTCGATAAAGATGGTTTTAAAAATTCTAATGATGAAGCAATTTTAGATGGACGTTTTATAATTTTAATTAATACTTTTAATATTGAATATAGATTAGGTTTTTGCCTGGAATTGCAATCTGATTATATTTCTTATTTTTTTAATATAAATAGTTTTGACAAAACTCATAATTTATATTTATTTCATGAAAATTGCAAAAAAATGGATGATAATTTAATAAATAGATTTGAGCAGCAATTATTATATAAAGAAGAACTTGAAATAACTGATTATTTAGGTGTTGATTCTTCCCGAGAAGAAAATACTATTTTTATCCAAGAATTTTCACAGCTTTTAAATATATCTGATAATTACTTAATATATGCCGGAAAAAAAATTAATTATGAACATGACTATATCTCTTATGTATATGAAGGTTTTACAAACTTCTTAGTTTTATCTCTTTTAGCAACATCTGAAAATCCAATGCAAGAAATTGATCTGATTTGGAATTATGAAAATTATGATGAAGAAGAAATTAAAAAAATAATTAGAGATATGAAACCCCAAGAAACTTATATAGAAGAAACCGAATTAAACCAATATATCAAAACCCTAAAACGTAAAAAACATATTATCTTTCAAGGTTCACCAGGAACAGGAAAAACCTATTTAGCAAAACATATTGCTAAACATTTAACCAGCAGTGGAGATGGATTTTATGAACTCATACAATTTCATCCGAGTTATAGTTATGAAGACTTTATACAAGGTATTCGTCCCCAAACTTCACCCGATGGAAACCTAAACTATTCTATGATACCTGGACGTTTTTTAAACTTCTGTAAAAAAGCAGAAGAATGTGAGGATATGTGTATTTTAATTATTGATGAAATTAACCGCGCTAACCTCTCTCAAGTGTTTGGAGAATTGATGTATTTACTAGAATATAGAGAAGAAAAAATACAACTCGCAGGGAATGATAAAAAGTTCAAAATACCTGAAAATGTACATATAATTGGAACCATGAATACAGCCGATCGCTCAATAGCATTAGTAGATAATGCGTTGCGTCGTCGCTTTGCATTTATTCCCATCAAACCTAACTATGATATTCTCAAAAAATACTACGAAAAACAGCACGAAAAAGACAAGACTAACTATAATATTGAATTTATTAAATCATTAAGAACCATTTTAGAAGAAGTGAATAAAACTATTAATGATCCTCATTATGAAATTGGTGTTTCTTTCTTCCTTACCGAAACCTTAAAAGAGGATCTCGAAGATATTTGGATAATGGAAATAGAACCCTATTTAGAAGAATACTTTTTCGATGAAACAGACAAAATTGATCAATTTCGTTGGATAAAAATAAAAGATAAATTGAAACTGTAG
- a CDS encoding type II toxin-antitoxin system VapC family toxin translates to MTKIILLDSTPVGLIINPKANLLAKKCQEWFKTLFERGYDVILSEIVDYEIRRELLRANKLSGIRKLNQLKYELIYLPITTEVMLKAAELWAEVRKKGKPTADNKALDGDVILTAQAVLLQENDYEIIIVTSNIKHFSMFVDAREWKNV, encoded by the coding sequence ATGACAAAAATTATTCTTCTTGACTCTACTCCAGTGGGATTAATTATTAATCCTAAAGCAAATTTATTGGCAAAAAAATGTCAAGAATGGTTTAAAACTTTATTTGAACGAGGTTATGATGTCATATTATCAGAAATTGTTGACTATGAAATTAGACGAGAATTACTAAGAGCAAATAAACTATCAGGAATCAGAAAATTAAATCAACTTAAATATGAATTAATATATTTACCCATTACAACAGAAGTGATGTTAAAAGCAGCAGAATTATGGGCTGAAGTTAGAAAGAAAGGTAAACCTACGGCTGATAATAAAGCATTAGATGGTGATGTTATTTTAACGGCTCAAGCAGTGTTATTACAAGAAAATGACTATGAGATTATTATCGTAACAAGTAATATTAAACATTTTTCTATGTTTGTTGATGCTAGAGAATGGAAAAATGTGTAA
- a CDS encoding McrC family protein, giving the protein MNTIELIEYKPCNIPRDRIPQEIIDQLKDNYKNKFKINLKYTTKGDEWQIISQGWVGYIPINNDWNFHIKPKVPITNIFKMLDYAYNLKSFQFLDGLMKCESLPDFYNRLATIFAHRILNRIQKGLYATYIKQSQELSYVRGKIDIKTMIKYPWKPKLTCNYDNFTQDIEDNQILLWTIYIISRQEICQEKTRILIRKVYHALQGYLTLSPFTANDCINRKYNRLNQDYHCLHSLCRFFLENTTPSDEKGNYNSLPFLVNMNQLYEKFVAAWLKQHLPPPLGIKTQHRVEYDSFSFKIDLIIYNKKTQENLYVLDTKYKTEIKDSDRTQIIAYATANKCKIGIIITPYSNNILNDKITENLSIHSLNFSLEQDIEEAGNNFLQQLMSQNYM; this is encoded by the coding sequence ATGAATACTATAGAATTAATTGAATATAAACCCTGTAATATTCCCCGCGATCGCATTCCACAAGAAATTATTGATCAATTAAAAGATAACTATAAAAATAAGTTCAAAATTAATCTAAAATATACAACCAAAGGTGATGAATGGCAAATTATTTCTCAAGGATGGGTAGGTTATATCCCTATTAATAATGACTGGAATTTTCACATTAAACCGAAAGTTCCGATTACTAATATTTTCAAGATGTTAGACTATGCTTATAACCTCAAAAGCTTTCAATTTTTAGATGGTTTAATGAAGTGTGAAAGTTTACCTGACTTTTATAACCGTTTAGCAACTATTTTTGCTCATCGTATCTTAAACCGTATTCAAAAAGGACTCTATGCAACTTATATTAAACAGTCACAAGAATTAAGTTATGTAAGGGGAAAAATTGATATTAAAACCATGATAAAATATCCCTGGAAACCTAAACTAACTTGTAATTATGATAACTTTACTCAAGACATAGAAGATAATCAGATTTTACTGTGGACAATATATATAATAAGTCGTCAAGAAATTTGTCAAGAAAAGACTCGTATATTAATTAGAAAAGTTTATCACGCATTACAAGGTTATTTAACTCTATCACCCTTTACCGCAAATGATTGTATTAACCGAAAATATAACCGTCTTAACCAAGATTATCACTGTTTACATTCTCTCTGTCGCTTCTTCTTGGAAAATACAACACCGAGTGACGAAAAAGGAAATTATAATAGCTTACCTTTTTTAGTGAATATGAATCAATTGTATGAAAAATTTGTCGCAGCATGGTTAAAACAACATCTTCCCCCACCCTTAGGAATAAAAACACAACATCGTGTAGAATATGATAGTTTTAGTTTCAAAATTGATTTAATTATCTATAATAAAAAGACACAAGAAAATTTATATGTACTGGATACGAAATATAAGACAGAAATAAAAGATAGCGATCGCACTCAAATTATTGCCTATGCAACAGCTAATAAATGTAAAATTGGGATAATAATTACTCCTTACTCTAATAATATTTTAAATGATAAAATCACTGAAAATTTATCAATTCATAGCCTAAACTTTTCCTTAGAACAGGATATCGAAGAAGCCGGAAATAACTTTTTACAGCAATTAATGAGCCAGAATTATATGTAA
- a CDS encoding ArsA family ATPase, whose product MALILTFLGKGGSGRSTVAIATAKKLASAGSRVLFLSQDSSPVLSRLWGTTLETSPTEIEPNLKGMALKSAQLLSKGWEDIKELEAQYLRSPTLKNVYGQELGVLPGMDGALALNALREYEQRKEYDVIVYDGDSALNTLRMFSIPEIMSWYVRRFREVLTESDVGKALAPFVQPITSAILNVSWSAEDLKNTQANDILQSGKAALADGNRVAAYLVTTDDEIAIAAAKYYWGGAQQVGLTVRGVIINQGETTALADEFDPLTLSSFPKMEGNNWQPLMDALPQFLGDSQAPKPVTIDIANRQVKVFLPGFEKKQVKLTQYGPELTIEAGDQRRNIELPGPLAGQSVKGAKFQNHYLIVSL is encoded by the coding sequence ATGGCTTTGATTTTAACCTTTTTAGGCAAAGGCGGTAGTGGTCGCTCAACAGTGGCGATCGCTACAGCTAAAAAGCTGGCTTCAGCGGGATCTCGTGTCTTATTCTTGTCCCAAGATTCTAGTCCAGTATTGAGTCGTTTATGGGGAACAACGTTAGAAACGTCTCCAACAGAAATTGAGCCTAATTTAAAGGGGATGGCTTTAAAATCAGCCCAACTGCTTTCAAAAGGATGGGAAGATATCAAGGAATTAGAAGCACAATATTTGCGATCGCCGACGCTAAAAAATGTCTACGGCCAAGAGTTAGGAGTCTTACCTGGGATGGATGGGGCCCTCGCACTCAATGCGTTACGAGAATACGAACAAAGAAAGGAATATGATGTCATTGTCTATGACGGGGATAGTGCTTTAAATACCCTACGGATGTTTAGTATCCCAGAAATCATGAGTTGGTATGTGCGTCGGTTTCGGGAAGTGTTAACGGAGTCTGATGTGGGTAAAGCATTAGCCCCGTTTGTGCAACCCATTACCAGTGCCATTTTAAATGTGTCCTGGAGTGCTGAGGATCTCAAAAATACTCAGGCTAATGATATTTTACAGTCAGGAAAGGCCGCTTTAGCCGATGGTAATCGTGTCGCAGCTTATTTAGTGACCACAGACGACGAAATAGCGATCGCAGCAGCTAAATATTATTGGGGTGGGGCGCAACAAGTGGGTTTAACGGTTCGGGGTGTTATTATTAATCAAGGAGAAACAACCGCTTTAGCGGACGAATTTGACCCCTTAACCCTGTCTTCTTTCCCTAAAATGGAGGGGAATAACTGGCAACCATTAATGGATGCGCTACCGCAATTTTTAGGGGACTCTCAAGCACCTAAACCGGTGACTATTGATATTGCTAACCGTCAAGTTAAGGTGTTTTTGCCTGGGTTTGAGAAGAAACAAGTTAAGTTAACCCAGTATGGTCCAGAATTAACCATTGAAGCTGGAGATCAACGGCGTAACATTGAATTACCTGGACCATTAGCGGGACAATCTGTAAAAGGGGCAAAGTTCCAAAATCATTATCTGATTGTTTCTTTGTAA
- the petP gene encoding cytochrome b6f subunit PetP gives MEIGQKVKVIRLRDRVSGQLVDKLGKEGTIKEFKMTDGSGIGAVVEFADKTATWFFGDELKPVE, from the coding sequence ATGGAAATCGGGCAGAAAGTAAAAGTGATCCGTCTTCGCGATCGCGTCTCTGGACAACTTGTTGATAAACTGGGCAAAGAAGGTACCATCAAGGAATTTAAAATGACTGATGGCAGTGGAATCGGTGCAGTCGTTGAGTTTGCTGATAAAACCGCTACTTGGTTTTTTGGCGATGAACTCAAACCGGTTGAATAA
- a CDS encoding ABC transporter permease, producing MTITLKASLQGSSSRRYLELLQILVERNLKGRYRGSFLGVYWSLLNPLIMTGLYAAIFGTAFAQYYDNSTFNYILAAFTGLIVINFFSSSTSQALASVVGNGSLLNKVRLPITIFPVSMIVANIFQFLMGPLPLLAIFTLIISKNPLNVIALICPLIALSFVCTGVGFFVSALYVFFRDLPYFYELVCFVLWISSPVFYPAEIVPSSVKSFLLLNPLIPIIESIRQISLSGALPDVTLILHSFFNGFILLMLGWMCFRSWQKNFMDLL from the coding sequence ATGACCATTACCCTAAAAGCTAGCCTTCAAGGGTCGTCAAGCAGACGATACCTAGAATTGCTACAAATCTTAGTAGAGAGAAATTTAAAAGGACGCTATCGAGGCTCATTTTTAGGGGTGTATTGGTCACTATTAAATCCCCTAATTATGACGGGGTTGTATGCAGCCATTTTCGGGACAGCGTTTGCACAATATTACGATAATTCCACCTTTAACTATATTTTAGCTGCTTTTACTGGCTTAATTGTCATCAATTTTTTCTCTTCTTCTACCAGTCAAGCTTTAGCAAGTGTGGTGGGTAATGGCTCCTTATTAAATAAGGTTCGTTTACCCATTACCATTTTTCCTGTTTCGATGATTGTGGCCAATATCTTTCAGTTTCTAATGGGCCCATTACCATTATTGGCTATTTTCACTCTGATCATTTCTAAGAATCCTCTCAATGTTATTGCTCTAATATGCCCTTTGATAGCTCTCAGTTTCGTCTGTACAGGGGTAGGATTTTTTGTCAGTGCATTGTATGTTTTTTTCCGAGATTTACCCTACTTTTATGAGCTAGTTTGTTTTGTTCTTTGGATTAGCTCTCCTGTTTTTTATCCGGCTGAAATTGTTCCGAGTTCGGTGAAATCCTTCTTACTGCTCAATCCCCTAATTCCGATTATTGAAAGTATTCGCCAGATATCCTTATCCGGTGCTTTACCCGATGTGACCTTAATTTTACATTCATTTTTTAATGGTTTCATCCTTTTAATGTTAGGCTGGATGTGTTTTCGCTCCTGGCAAAAAAACTTTATGGACTTGCTCTAA
- a CDS encoding ABC transporter ATP-binding protein, whose amino-acid sequence MVEAIRLDQVSLWRRTQEEFSYDLKRTILSMLEGKYRQPSRKLILDRINLTVHAGEKIGIIGANGSGKSTLLKVITGILQPTSGQIRVKGEIAPLIELGAGFDGELSVTDNIILYGVMLGFPRQEMKERVASILEFADLTDYSLAPVKALSSGMAARLGFSIATDVEPDILILDEVLSVGDESFKHKCQKRMDRLWGHHTTILVVSHGLDFIQQACDRAIWLDRGKIRFIGDTDEAIHHYLVSVQENSTLELHNHL is encoded by the coding sequence ATGGTAGAAGCAATTAGACTCGATCAAGTTTCCCTCTGGCGTAGAACCCAAGAAGAGTTTTCTTATGATTTAAAGAGAACGATCTTATCTATGTTAGAAGGGAAATACCGTCAACCCTCAAGAAAACTGATTCTTGACCGTATTAATTTGACGGTTCATGCTGGGGAAAAAATCGGTATCATTGGAGCCAATGGATCAGGAAAATCCACCTTACTCAAAGTGATCACGGGGATTCTACAACCCACATCCGGTCAGATTCGGGTTAAGGGAGAAATAGCTCCTTTGATTGAATTAGGGGCAGGATTTGACGGAGAACTGTCCGTAACTGATAATATAATTCTTTACGGAGTGATGTTAGGCTTTCCTCGTCAAGAGATGAAGGAGCGTGTGGCTTCTATTTTAGAGTTTGCCGATTTAACCGACTATAGCTTAGCTCCAGTTAAAGCCCTTTCATCAGGGATGGCAGCCCGTTTAGGCTTTTCCATTGCTACGGATGTAGAACCGGATATCTTAATCCTCGATGAAGTGCTATCCGTTGGTGATGAAAGCTTTAAACATAAATGTCAAAAGCGGATGGATAGATTATGGGGACACCATACAACCATTTTAGTGGTTTCCCACGGCTTGGACTTTATTCAACAAGCTTGCGATCGTGCTATTTGGCTAGATCGGGGTAAAATTCGGTTTATCGGTGATACGGATGAAGCCATTCATCATTATCTTGTTTCTGTTCAAGAAAATTCAACACTAGAATTACATAATCATCTATGA